In Acinetobacter sp. C32I, one genomic interval encodes:
- the aroB gene encoding 3-dehydroquinate synthase, with the protein MQTLHVELGDRRYPIYIGSHLDPKSLLEPYLHGRQVMLVSNTTVAPLYLQHYLNALTQLDKQVAQCILPDGEKYKDMQHLNLIFDALLEAGFNRDCTVLALGGGVIGDMAGFASACFQRGVNFVQVPTTLLSQVDSSVGGKTGINHPLGKNMLGAFQQPQVVLADMAQLDTLPDRELSAGLAEVIKYALLGDVDFLVWLEQNIDALVGRDANLLAEAVFRSCAHKARIVANDEKEQGERALLNLGHTFGHAIESYLGYGTWLHGEAVATGMVMAADLSQRLGWISAEDLQRTKNIIQRAHLPISCPKIPLDEFLAYMSHDKKVLNGQLRLVLLKKLGQAVITKDFDVELMKQSILANQSA; encoded by the coding sequence ATGCAAACGTTACATGTTGAGTTAGGTGATCGTCGTTATCCGATCTATATTGGCAGTCATTTAGATCCTAAAAGCTTACTTGAGCCCTATCTACACGGCCGACAAGTCATGTTGGTGTCCAATACAACGGTTGCGCCACTCTATCTACAACATTATCTCAATGCTTTAACCCAATTGGATAAACAGGTTGCACAGTGCATCTTGCCAGACGGCGAAAAATATAAAGATATGCAGCATCTAAACTTGATTTTTGATGCTTTGCTGGAAGCGGGCTTTAACCGCGACTGTACGGTATTGGCGCTAGGTGGGGGCGTGATTGGGGATATGGCAGGTTTTGCATCGGCTTGTTTCCAGCGTGGTGTGAACTTTGTACAAGTGCCCACCACTTTATTATCACAAGTGGATTCCAGTGTCGGTGGTAAGACGGGAATTAACCATCCCTTAGGTAAAAATATGTTGGGGGCTTTCCAGCAACCACAAGTGGTGCTTGCAGATATGGCCCAACTGGATACCTTGCCTGATCGTGAATTGTCTGCTGGTTTGGCTGAAGTGATTAAATATGCCTTGCTTGGCGATGTTGATTTCTTGGTTTGGTTGGAGCAAAACATAGATGCCTTAGTTGGGCGTGATGCAAACTTACTGGCTGAAGCAGTCTTTCGTTCATGTGCGCATAAAGCACGTATCGTGGCCAATGATGAAAAAGAACAGGGTGAGCGTGCGTTGCTTAATCTGGGGCATACTTTCGGTCATGCAATTGAATCCTATCTAGGTTATGGCACATGGTTACATGGTGAGGCGGTAGCAACAGGAATGGTGATGGCGGCAGATTTGTCGCAGCGTTTAGGTTGGATCTCTGCGGAAGATCTGCAACGTACAAAAAATATCATTCAACGTGCTCATTTACCGATATCATGTCCGAAAATTCCATTAGATGAATTCTTGGCTTATATGTCGCACGATAAAAAAGTCTTAAATGGTCAATTACGCTTGGTTTTATTGAAGAAATTAGGGCAAGCCGTGATTACCAAGGACTTTGATGTTGAGCTGATGAAACAATCTATTCTTGCAAATCAATCTGCATAA